DNA sequence from the Calonectris borealis chromosome 23, bCalBor7.hap1.2, whole genome shotgun sequence genome:
tactGCATGGATGTAATTTAAAGTACTGCAGACTTTACTTTTCTTAAACTGCTAAACGTGTTTAACTGGTTTGATTGGCTGTAGATTCCCCATTATGTTGTTGCTTACATGACAAACATACCTAAGAATCAAGCTTAATGTTATGTTTGACTTCAAGAGGATTTCAGGGCAGAAGGCTGAATAAGGGAGGCTTTCTTCCCTGTCCTTCAAAAAGGGGTATGATGCACTTTCAATGAAAGATATCTTAGAATGAGCTTTTCCCGAGACCAAGACTTGCATACTGTAGTTGTCCTAGCTTCTAGGTCAGTGCTGGTTTATTTAAGCAAATTAAGAggaattttattctttctccaGATTTCTCACACCTTCCAGAATTACCCAGCTGGAGTTCGTTACATCTGGTTTCAGCATGGAGGCCAAGACACCCAATTCTGGGCAGGATGGTATGGCATCCGAGTGACAAACAGCAGCATCACCATTGGGCCCCTGACATTGTTATGAAGGCACAATATAAGCATTTGCTTTTACCTCAGGACTGTAACCAGGTGGTCTCAGGTGCACTTATTTGTCTGTACTCTCTGGGTGAGTGTCCTGGCTTTGTCTTGTGCAGCTGATCTCAAATACAAGCAGCTGGTTCTCCTTGTTCACAGCAGAACTGCTGCAGGCCCAGCCCTTTGGAGGGACTTCTGTCTTTGTCTTTCATCCAACTCCTGTGGATGTTACTGCAATTACTAGTGCCCTTCCATGGGAGGAAGACTAGGACAATTAAATATGACATCTGTCTTTTCTAGTTAATATGTCCTTGTGCTACAGCCAAATGCTGTCTTAAATAGAAAccatttcttgtttgtttatggAACTTCTGAAAGATAAGgctaaaatgtttcatttcagattaTCAATGCTGTCCTCGAGGGCTGTGCTACAGAGAGACTTGTTTCGTATAGTACTTCCCTGTTTAATTATGTATAAAAACCTGTTATCTTTCACATCAGACCTTTCATAGCATAAGGAAGCTGTCAACCCTTTTTCATACATGCTGTGTCACTAGTACTTAATTCCTTACCCTTTCTGTAAGTGTATATGATCAAAATGGTACATACCTTCCCCGCCCAAATGCAGCCCATCATTGTTTGAATAAACAGCTAGAGAAACAGAGGAGATGATAATCCCTTAAGGTGGCTACCTTACAACACCAAGTGCCTTTTGATTGTGCCGGGCTTTTTCCATACTACCTTTGTACTACCAAAGTACTTGGTTTGTACTGAACAGTCTAACCCTATATAAAATGTTAAAGCAGTGCACAACCTGGATCTATAGCATTCTTGCACTTTTTActtggaggaagcagggaggtaCTACACTGGCTGTCTTATCAAATTGTCTGACCAACAAGCTCAGCTCATATACTATGAACTGTGTCTTCTCCCCCTGTATGCATGAGCCAATACTAAGGCCTTCTTCCATCTCCTTTGATAGGTGTAGGATTAACACCGTTTCCCTTGTCTGTTCTCTGTTAGGAGTAGGACATTTGGCAAGTGTCCTTGCTGGACAAATTCCACCTTGCTAATGCCACTTGTGGGTGAAAGCTCTCCCACTTTCACCCACGGGTGAAAGGGGAGAGACCAAGGTTGTATAGCCTCTCATAGGAATTAACATATCCCAAGTATGCTCCAGAAAAGGCGTGGAAAGGTGGTGGAAGCTCCACATAAAATACGAAGGtccatacaaaataaaaatacttcctcACTTAAGGGGGGAGGCTGGTTTGGACAGAACTCGGCCTAGTTCAACTGGAGTAAAACTTAGTATTTATTGAAGACTACTTGGGACAGTCACAGTGGACAGACACTACATAAGGCCTCACTCACCCTTGCTATGAGTCCGTTGCTCTAGTGGAGCATGTAACAGATCGCTGTGTGTCACTACCAATGTGCAATGGCGATGCCCTGTTAAGGTGAGAACTGGATTTGTACAAAGCGCTGACTGCATACTGCAGTTGGCTATATCCTGCCCCCAGGGATTTGCTGTAACAAAACCTGTACTCACTCTCACACGCGAGTGTACATGGGAACAGGCTCTGGCTCCACATTCCAAGTCAGTTCTATATACAGTGGTAAGAGCACTTGAAATaaagaggcagcagctgctctaCATTCACCCAGAAGGCCAGCTGAAGAGACGGTTATCAAGGTATGGTTTGTGAGATATTCCACTGGAAGATCAGATGAGGCTTGAAGGCAAGGAAGATTTGAAATCAGGTGCCTTTGTGGGCTCGTTCTTCTACATATAGCTGCatctggagaagagaaacaaGCATCAGTTCTGTTTGATATGCAGGTAGGTGAATGGAAAAAAAGTCTGCAGCAGGCTAAATAGGAAGGGTTTGTACCTTCCCCCATAACCAGGTTTCCTATTTTATTATGAGGAGTCTTGCCCTGTTTTCATGACTGGCACAGGCATCTGCAATACTAAGCAATAATACTGCTTAGCAATATTAAAACTGCTATCCTATAGAAAACTGCAGAGCTGGCATTAGGGTAGACAAAGCTTAGAACTACATGCAGTTCCAGCCACCTCTTGGGCCAGAATGCTCTGCTCACCTTTAAGATATCAGATGTCATAGTTTTCAGGGGAATAAGCCGGGGGTCATGCATGTGCACGTCTTGTTCATCAGCGAGGATCCACGGGAAATCCTAGGGGCAGGAACACAAGGTGCTTTATTTGCAGAGAGGCTGGCAGACTCTAAGGTAAGGTCTCTTTCTCGGCACTAGGTCAGCATTAAGTGAATGAGAGATCTAGTGGCTGGGGGAGGAAACAGGTAACTCAAACCTTTCATAACAGCAAAATGTAACGCTTACACAGTTGGCGTAATTATCTTCAATTCCAGCATCAAACTATAACGTTAACCCATTTTACTTATTCCAAAGGTGACATCTCACTTCTTTAAAAGATATATTCTTAGCTGTCCTGAGCTAGCATATTGTATTAGTTACACCAGCATTTAACTGCAACTTCAAAATGCTCAGGGCACGGATTGCTGTCCTGCCTTGCAAGTTCTAGCGGTTGGCCTACGATACTACCAGTTTCCATTACTAAGCAGTAGAGAGCAGACTTccattttgaaacaattttataCTTCACCAGCTTTATTTATTGTGCCTTAGGACACCCAAAATAACTTGGCTCGAGGGAAAAAAGTTTCCCTGTACCTACGCAAggattcttaaaaaaaagcaaaatcttgctTTAAAAAGTGATATGCACATGCTTTCCTGCAAGATACAGTGTATTTGTGCACCCAAAACCCACTAGTTACTTGAACCTTAGTCTTCCTTGCTATTTTTAGAAAGAATCAGTCATCCACACATAGTGGATGTGGGATGAGAAGGGGGGCTTTTTGTTACTTAAATTCAAGTACCTATTCTCTATGTCAGAGTACTTTTAAGTGACTGAGCAAGCATTTATGCAGTGTAAGTATTGTTACAATCTAATTCAGGCATTGAAGCAGCTTTTGTCTGCAATTGTGGCTGATGTGTGGTGAACGTGCTTGGTCACCTCACCGGGGTAAACCATTTTAACACTTTCAAAGCAACGTTGTGAAGTGTGTCATGTAAAGCTAACATACATGTTCAAAATATCTAGCAGCCTTAACCTTAGAGATGCCAAAACTCCTTAATTTCCAGTCTTTGCTCTGCAGGTTGCTCACACACGCAATCAGGTAGCCAAAGATATCACTCACCTTTATCACCTGGATCTTTTCCATGTTCCGTGTGGCAGCCTCCCGTGTGTGAACCAGAACTGTGAAGGTGCAGCCTGCAAGAGAAAGGGTAGGCTCCAGATCAGGGGACAACTAACAAGGGATTGGACACTACTTATTGTCGTCTCAAGTCAAGCAATGCCATGCTGTTAGGCTGTATGGATGTCTTTACCTGGGGGATTGTTGTCAAGCACAGCATCGCACACGCTGATCTTCAGGATGAAGGCACGCAGCAACTGCTCCACATGGGACAGCAGGGACTCTGAGCTGTTGAGGAGATTGTTGTTACTGGCATGCAGCAAAGTACCGGGGCCTGGGGCTGCTTCCAGAACACCTCTGCGGGGGCAGGTGTTGGATGCATGCAAAGAGTATGGATAAGTTTCCAGAAATGGAAACTTTACCTAATGGAAAGAAGAGGTGGCTGGGTGATCTCAAAGACAAATCTCTCCACAGGGTGGTGCTCTTTATCCAGGATTACAACTACAACCTTCTCCACATCATTCTGCaagaacaaagatagaaaaatCCCTTCCTCAAAACAAGCTGTCTTCTGCCCCCAGTGTGCTTCACATACTTCTGATAAAGTGGGAGTATGCATATTTGTTGTGGCTCCCAGCACTAGCAGTTATCCAAAGCTTGAGCGCTGTCAGATTATTATTaccaatcagaaaaaaatgcttttgcaaagcCATTTCTTCCTAGGTATTAAACTGATAGCTTATCGCTAAGGCCCAGGGGGATAAAGTGCACTAAATAGTACATTTCTGCAGATACTGTTTTGGAATAAAGGAGGAAATTACAGCTATCTCATTGCAGCACTCAGGAAAGGACAGTGATGAGGAAGTTAAGATATGCTTAGACCATTAGCCAAATATAGCAGCTTTGTACTACTGCAATGTAAAACTGACCTATTTCCAGTCTCTACATGTGCATTAGGTTGTCTGTAAAAAGCAGACAATGCAAAATCTGCCAGCATCTGAAATGTTTCATGTGGTCACACCTTTCTCTCACAAAACCTAGAGTTCAAACCTACCTTTGCTTGCTGGCTTACAGCAAAGCATTCAAACTCTTCTGCCAGATAGGTGCTTAAACTTAAATGTATTCAAAAGCAGAATGTTAAGTTAATGTGTAGGATGATGTAACTGAAAATACATAGCTGTATATCCCCATGTGCATGCATTAGATGTAACTAAATGCCAACGATCAGCAGCAAGGCTGGGCCTTAACTGCAAGGAAAGGTTAtggatgtttatttttgttagtaGCTTTATCAGCTAATGTATTGTGGATGGtaaatttgtaaataaatttcGCAATGAAGACAGTATTTATGTTCTCCTACTTTCTATCAAAACCACTCGCAGGTCCCCGATACAATCCTACCTTCTCAAGCAGTGGCTTTACGCAGTGCAGTGTGTCCTGGATATACTGATTCAGCTCCGGGTGGCAGGACATCTGCAGCAAATACAGTGAATAGTGAGAGCTGTGTTCTGATGTGAACCAGGACAATGCTAAATGGGAAGACTTAAACAGAAGCACCAATGCGTTACAAGGCACTTGAGTCATGCTTCAACTAGAATTTTTCACCACTAAGTTGCCAATTCAAACCAGTAATTCTTTCATGGAAGGGTTAATTAGCTGAGGCAGATCACTATACCCACACAGCTGTAGTATATTGGGAATATATACCCACAATAGCATATTGGGAATAGTATATTCCAACTGTCTCTACTTCCTAGGAAGCATGCTTTCATGTTACCTTACTGCACATAGCTGGGGAAGCCTTCTACTACTGTTGTCCATGACCTGCTTGTTCCATGAGTACTGCTGTATCCTCAGCTACAGGGCTGTTTTCCCTTTTGACAGGAACTAAGTTCTCTTCAAAAATGAGTTTGCACATTAAAACAAACTCTGGAAGTGATTTAGTTTGTTCTGGTGAGTGTTGACTGATACCCGCTATTTTGCTTGTCCACGTGGCTGTCAGCTTCCACGAAAATCTCCTACCTGGACAGGTacattgtattttttcctcttctgaaagaTGCCAATAGGGTAAACTTCTCTGACATATAAGATAAGGTGAACAGCCACTTCCAGAAATTCTGAAAGAACATCcgcaacaactgaaaaacaaaagtaaaggaTGCTGAAGTAGGGAGTGGGGAAGCATGCAGAGCAATACCATATATTCATAGGAAaatttttcaaaggtatttttcCCTGCATAAATTTCACCTGCTTCCCCTTAGCTACAGGAAGTTTAGGTATAGAGCAACCTTCCAACAGCAATTCCACAAGCTCATGTGCCAACAAGAAGCCTTGCAAGCATACCAGTTTGCAGCGCAGCACAACACATTACCTTGCCCAAAGTTAAGGTCCTGCCGTGTGAGAGTGGTCATCTTTCTCAGAACCTGGAAGTAATCACAAAAAGAATGTTTATCCTCTGGCTcctatattattattaatatagtCAGCTCATGGAGCCATCCACTTCCCTAGTGCCGCTGAGCTCAGATCCAACAAACTGTCCTCTGCGCTTAGTCACAAGCATATGAACACTGCCACGACAAATCCAAGGGCCCACTATGAAAGGTTTAAGCACTCTCCATAACCAATAACATGTCATCAGAAATCACCAGTGGTGCAAAAACCGAAGACGGCATCATTGCTGTGTTCTGGCTCACACCGCAGATTGATAGATtactcataatttttttaattgggttttattaaaaaaaaaaaaatatctgtccCATTCACAGTTCTTCgctgtctccctccctttttGATGCATTTTGCTAGGACTGGAGAATTCATGATTCCTAAGACACAGGAAAGTTTAGACAGTCACTTTTTAGTAGCACAAGGaacactattattttttaaagccacACAAATGTTGTCGTAACATACTAGAACATACCCCTTTTCTTTTCTAACCCCTATATCCTATTATAACACAAGAACTTTTCAGTTTTATGGGTTTATTCGCACAACACCACCATGAAACATTGCTTGTTCAGGCTAGGATCTGCATTTTCCATTGACACTACACAACACAGGTACTCATCTGCTGTCCACTACCAACAGCTTCAGAGTGTCTGTCTCTCTCTAGTCCCAAGGAAACCAaaccctgcagagctgcataaTTAACATGGAATTTgtcacacagaatcacagaatatctcaaggtggaagggacccatatggatcatggagtccaactccctgctccttgcaggactacctaaaactaaaccatatgactaagagcatcatccagatgctccttgaactcttggtgccatgaccacttccctgagaGCCTGAAATTTGCCAAATTGAATACCATGTACCAACAACCAAACAGCAGATGCTGGGGCTCAACTTTCCAGCAGCTTTCCTTATATAGTGGAGTATGTGCCTTACAGTTTTAAGCTACAGTGTACACAATTTTCTGTtgcaaattttaatttgtttcactaTTTTATCCATACTCTTTGCATGCATGCAAACTCTAACCACTAACAGCAGCACCATTTTTCATAAACTGTATGTGTCTAAATGCCTCCAGGAGCACTGTGGCTCCACCAGTAACACAGGTGTCTTACACAGACCTCTGATAACCCACAGGCATTCCAATCAGTTGCTTAGCCACTGATTTTCAAGCTGCTTCAGCTGCAACAAACTATGTTTTTCAGACCTACAAAGAATTACTTCAACCTTCACAGAATAGGAAGCTACACTCCTCTCCCTTTTTAAATCAGAATCTCACCATTGTATCAAAGACTCCCTGGAATATCAGTGATCTGCTACAATAAATAGAATTAAGATACTTAAGCATCTCTTTAGCACCCCAGCTGCAGTGACTCTCAAATTTGTATAAAAGATCTGTGTCAGAGTAGCACAAAGAATCTGTGTTTTTAGAGGTTTAGGTTCACATCCTCACCTAAACATCCCCCCTTATTAAACCGAGGCCCCAGTGAGGCAACAGCATCCCAAGAGACCCACCCTTAAACACAGTCACAAGGTTACGCCTAAGAACCACACATTTAATACTCCCTCAGCTTAAGGTTTTGGAGTTACTGATTGGAGCAATGCTGCAGTTAATAGCCTTTCATCTATTCATTTCAATTTGCTGTCCTATATGTATGAGGTCAGAAAAAGTCATCCCACCTTCCCAGCACAACAGACAGCGCTGGGGGATGGCTGGGGGAAGCGAGGAGAAGCAGGCATCAGGAAGAAGAAAGCCTGCACTTCCTTCGTGGTGCTTTCTGGAAGCACCCAATCCCTTACTgaagaaatttcaaaagaaaagggaagcaaAGGAGGCAGGGATATCACGTAATTTGTAATCCATCATCTTCAAAGCGCTCACGTCTACTACATGGGCTCCTGGGCTAGCCCAGAATAACGAGCACAGGGCCCCCGCATCAGCCTGCCCTGCGCCCTGCCTGCCTCACGGCttcaaaggagagaaaggagaaccACCAAGCGCTGCTTCGCCGCTTCAGACGCCGGTTTCTCTGACGACTGGACACACGGAAGGACAGACCACAGCTTTCGGGACAGGGAGAGCGCGggtgccccgctcccgccgctccTCAGCAGACAAGCGCTGCCTTCGCTCCGGTGTTCCCGCCTGCATTTCCGAGCCCGTGCTGCCAGGCCTTCAGCGCTGCTCCCTTCC
Encoded proteins:
- the MAD2L2 gene encoding mitotic spindle assembly checkpoint protein MAD2B, which produces MTTLTRQDLNFGQVVADVLSEFLEVAVHLILYVREVYPIGIFQKRKKYNVPVQMSCHPELNQYIQDTLHCVKPLLEKNDVEKVVVVILDKEHHPVERFVFEITQPPLLSISSESLLSHVEQLLRAFILKISVCDAVLDNNPPGCTFTVLVHTREAATRNMEKIQVIKDFPWILADEQDVHMHDPRLIPLKTMTSDILKMQLYVEERAHKGT